Proteins encoded in a region of the Candidatus Scalindua japonica genome:
- a CDS encoding FecR domain-containing protein, with amino-acid sequence MNLISTVKGLLVLSFFLVSVCALPVGAQTTHKLYAFVNDAKGDVEIKKADTQTWAAATTESIISAGDQIRTGPFSNLQLVFADSSFIMVDSFSHLTINKFSVTDNVVGTNLFLSVGSVISTLNDNVSFENKYTIMTPATTISLKGGEIKKVVVGAMYNDTIRTNNKKYTVAVDKETGETAKEKKGQKVSSLPPN; translated from the coding sequence ATGAACTTGATATCTACTGTTAAAGGTTTATTAGTTCTATCATTTTTTCTTGTATCTGTTTGTGCCTTGCCAGTTGGCGCTCAAACCACACATAAACTCTACGCTTTTGTGAATGATGCAAAAGGTGATGTGGAGATAAAGAAGGCAGATACACAAACGTGGGCCGCTGCAACCACAGAAAGTATAATTTCTGCGGGAGACCAGATCCGCACAGGCCCTTTCTCAAATCTACAGCTTGTATTTGCCGATAGCAGTTTCATCATGGTAGATTCCTTTTCTCATCTCACTATTAATAAATTCTCGGTAACGGACAACGTTGTCGGTACAAACCTCTTCTTAAGTGTTGGTTCTGTCATCAGCACCTTAAATGATAATGTTTCGTTTGAAAATAAGTATACAATAATGACTCCTGCAACAACTATATCGTTGAAGGGTGGTGAAATCAAAAAAGTTGTAGTCGGTGCAATGTACAATGATACTATCAGGACAAACAATAAAAAGTATACTGTTGCAGTTGACAAAGAAACAGGTGAAACAGCTAAGGAAAAGAAGGGGCAGAAGGTCTCTTCTCTCCCTCCAAATTAA
- a CDS encoding FecR family protein, translated as MIIRYFSVKPRCGLKLKIFLTIFLVFLSFQQTLMSQERIAVISKYKGQVSVKHDGARKEVRKIGNRIRNSSVYDEDEVETKPVSTAEIVFNDNTHLEVKEDTTLKITTKQLSEAERGKKGLIRTVADTQRNVVRRVDLKMGKLWANITPSKSVLTEFETPTGVASVRGTIISLVYDGINTLMEVFQGLMEFKSKDDVLRFEITGGVEANIFEPAPGMITLEVLSGRLSIPTGAGDVNLGEGSKMTLKKADDGTGGSVVDSVKGEATITDENGNTTNLKSGKNLGTLPGSSSGSSNSKKSVKKFQKDAEGYSYNGSSRLEGMPAVWNPPTPGPGMEEGPGTSENENGGGARESIESGDFREPGGHEGPPCTLAPDFGSISCPDLGDILGPITE; from the coding sequence ATGATAATTCGCTACTTTTCTGTAAAACCCAGGTGTGGACTGAAATTGAAAATATTCCTTACGATATTTCTTGTTTTTCTCTCTTTTCAGCAGACATTGATGTCGCAGGAGAGAATAGCCGTAATATCTAAATATAAGGGACAGGTAAGTGTTAAGCATGATGGGGCGCGGAAAGAGGTAAGAAAAATCGGTAACAGGATAAGAAACTCCTCTGTTTATGATGAAGATGAGGTTGAAACTAAGCCTGTTTCCACAGCAGAAATAGTTTTTAACGACAATACACACCTGGAAGTCAAAGAAGATACTACACTTAAAATTACAACAAAACAGTTAAGCGAAGCAGAGAGAGGGAAAAAGGGCCTTATCAGGACAGTTGCCGATACTCAAAGAAACGTTGTCAGAAGAGTTGACCTGAAGATGGGAAAATTGTGGGCAAACATAACTCCAAGCAAGTCAGTCCTGACTGAGTTTGAAACACCTACCGGTGTGGCGTCCGTAAGGGGCACGATAATAAGTCTGGTTTATGATGGAATCAATACATTAATGGAAGTATTCCAGGGATTAATGGAGTTTAAAAGTAAAGATGATGTATTACGGTTTGAGATCACAGGTGGCGTAGAGGCAAATATTTTTGAACCGGCGCCGGGAATGATCACGTTAGAAGTATTATCAGGAAGACTTTCTATCCCAACTGGCGCTGGAGATGTAAATCTCGGTGAAGGAAGTAAGATGACCTTAAAAAAGGCAGATGATGGCACTGGTGGGAGTGTTGTTGACAGTGTGAAAGGTGAGGCAACCATAACTGACGAAAATGGCAATACGACAAATCTGAAGAGTGGTAAAAACCTGGGTACTTTACCGGGAAGTTCTTCCGGTAGCAGTAATTCGAAAAAATCTGTGAAAAAGTTTCAGAAGGATGCCGAAGGCTATAGCTATAATGGTAGTTCAAGATTGGAAGGAATGCCAGCAGTTTGGAATCCTCCCACTCCAGGCCCTGGTATGGAAGAGGGACCGGGTACAAGTGAAAATGAAAATGGTGGAGGAGCTAGAGAATCTATAGAATCTGGAGATTTTAGAGAACCTGGGGGACATGAGGGCCCACCCTGTACTTTAGCCCCAGATTTCGGAAGTATAAGCTGCCCCGATCTTGGTGATATTTTGGGCCCGATTACTGAATAA
- a CDS encoding alginate export family protein yields MRSKLNKFGVICIMFYVCYTGIKADNIVSGQTLIEQATGVRQLKQDLEAQREMDLKRDLAQRFPWDWGGYERFSFLTFDDIDNRGVSDKRRTQRVSNTYLWGNMNVGDIHNFYMRLHLKYIDWNQGDEYRSTENQFKWNLEEGFNYGTYTLSIDRALKKYFNYEAPFQMKLTAGRFRSSLGNQMVYTRRANGVQLEGKSKWLDVKLFGFRNLNDEENIDFSVPGFRSSKRFFYGTEITYNGFKQHRPYAYALIQEDDSGENIEVSFQDYEYDSRYYGIGSRGRIINGLRYDIEGVLEDGKSFPQASAASIAAGESPDNVQIDAWALDANLAYTYNILTKPRFTAEYLFGSGDSDRVTPGRVTTTAFGNKEGTTDRGFLGFGYKSTGNSLAPRLSNLQMLKFGTSFTPSEFISKGNRSVRAEVDFFLFRKDKKEAAISDFRADRPQRNIGKEFDVNITWQIFSDLKASVNYGRFYPGNAYSDKDARDYVLCRIVFQF; encoded by the coding sequence ATGCGTAGTAAATTAAATAAGTTCGGCGTTATCTGCATTATGTTTTATGTATGCTACACAGGCATTAAAGCAGACAATATTGTTTCCGGCCAGACCTTGATAGAGCAGGCGACCGGAGTGCGGCAGCTGAAGCAGGACCTGGAGGCGCAGCGTGAAATGGATTTGAAGCGTGACCTTGCGCAACGCTTTCCGTGGGATTGGGGAGGTTATGAAAGGTTCTCTTTTCTCACATTTGACGATATCGATAACAGGGGTGTTTCAGATAAACGTAGAACACAGAGAGTCAGTAACACATATCTGTGGGGCAACATGAACGTTGGCGATATACATAATTTTTATATGAGACTTCATCTCAAGTATATTGATTGGAACCAGGGAGATGAGTACAGGAGTACAGAGAACCAGTTTAAGTGGAACCTTGAAGAGGGCTTTAACTATGGTACGTATACCCTGTCAATTGATAGGGCGTTAAAAAAATACTTCAATTATGAGGCCCCGTTTCAAATGAAATTAACGGCCGGGAGGTTCCGCTCGTCCCTGGGAAACCAGATGGTATATACAAGGAGGGCGAATGGTGTTCAGTTGGAAGGAAAAAGTAAGTGGCTGGATGTTAAACTGTTCGGATTCAGAAACCTCAATGACGAAGAGAATATCGATTTCAGCGTACCGGGTTTCCGCTCCAGTAAACGTTTTTTTTATGGTACCGAAATAACATATAACGGTTTCAAGCAACATAGGCCTTATGCATATGCGCTGATACAGGAAGACGATAGCGGAGAAAATATTGAAGTCTCTTTTCAGGATTACGAATACGACTCCAGATATTATGGTATCGGGTCCCGAGGTAGAATTATAAATGGACTTCGTTATGATATAGAGGGAGTCCTGGAGGACGGTAAGAGCTTTCCTCAGGCTAGCGCGGCTTCAATAGCGGCCGGAGAATCACCCGATAACGTACAGATAGATGCCTGGGCGCTAGACGCCAATCTGGCTTACACATATAATATATTAACAAAACCACGTTTTACGGCGGAGTACCTGTTTGGTTCAGGTGATTCTGACCGTGTAACTCCGGGCAGGGTAACGACAACTGCGTTTGGTAATAAAGAGGGGACTACAGACAGAGGTTTTCTGGGCTTTGGTTATAAAAGTACTGGCAACAGCCTCGCTCCCCGCTTATCCAACCTTCAGATGCTTAAGTTTGGAACGTCCTTTACACCATCAGAATTCATCAGTAAAGGAAACAGGAGTGTTCGCGCGGAAGTAGACTTTTTCCTGTTTCGTAAAGACAAGAAAGAGGCGGCAATATCTGACTTCAGGGCAGACAGACCGCAGCGAAACATCGGTAAGGAGTTTGACGTGAATATTACGTGGCAAATATTTTCAGATTTAAAGGCATCTGTAAATTACGGCAGGTTTTACCCGGGGAACGCGTACAGTGACAAAGATGCCAGGGATTACGTACTGTGCAGGATAGTGTTTCAGTTTTAA
- a CDS encoding nidogen-like domain-containing protein codes for MKSFYLLYCLILTFFINSSFSFGAEFSYDVSKYTQVSGNSIFIDNFNDDVEPPDGPSGASTYRTLFPFSANAESGGFLNLNGNDASSFTGDEDNVIGAELNDNTYFFNSGSGGTVECKFRFTNGINEGSGFQISILTLSTVVPGQSPVIAESAFFNLEKRLSGEIFATFGSLTNNLDVVISDSNITSLLNGITDVTLKLNIDNANVVTASLDIGSNGSIDVTMQGSHTLAFLSGEDYTGSFSGWMERAIRNGFNTYTLASNDDESTGEVQIGFTVNFFGLNFSSLFVNNNGNITFDSPLTTYTPFDLTTTGQQIIAPFFADVDTRNSSSVTYGTGTVGGHNAFGVNWENVGYYNQNADKLNSFQLVLIDRSDTGTGNFDIELNYDKIEWETGDASGGTGGLGGDSARSGYSNGTTNAGTFLELPGSAVNGALLDSNMVTGIIHNSNNSNLPGRYLFKVRNGVIECTFFVSPVSGSFDTGGGTGTVDITAPGGCDWTALSNDSWITITSGSSGSGNGEVLYSVSASTNARVGTMTIAEETFTVRVCTFSISPESGHFDTSGGTGTVDVTAPGGCDWTALSNDSWITITSGSNGSGNGTVAYSIEENTSSVSRTGTLTIAGQTFTVIQTENCTNGIDDDGDGDVDCADSDCFPPCAIKLTGTSPLYGVAVDFSNLCAVIKPIEIKMWAEFPGIVNNIVLLNLETALPAAPFNRNNIELIPEGVFNFKTGVVWHIRLIDPTTGEEFCTDSVIIPAEVP; via the coding sequence ATGAAATCTTTTTATCTACTGTATTGCCTTATACTAACATTTTTTATTAATAGTTCTTTCTCTTTCGGAGCAGAATTTAGCTACGATGTTAGTAAATATACACAGGTTTCAGGTAATTCCATATTTATAGACAATTTTAATGACGATGTAGAACCTCCCGACGGGCCAAGTGGGGCTTCAACATACCGCACTCTTTTTCCGTTTTCTGCTAATGCTGAGAGCGGGGGATTCCTGAATCTTAATGGCAATGATGCGTCTTCGTTTACAGGTGATGAGGACAATGTGATTGGAGCAGAATTGAATGATAATACGTATTTCTTCAATTCTGGTTCTGGAGGAACGGTGGAGTGTAAATTTAGATTTACGAATGGAATTAATGAGGGAAGTGGTTTTCAGATTAGCATACTCACATTGTCTACAGTGGTACCTGGTCAATCGCCTGTTATTGCAGAATCAGCATTTTTCAATTTAGAAAAGAGATTATCGGGTGAAATTTTTGCAACTTTTGGTTCTCTGACAAATAACTTAGATGTAGTGATAAGTGATTCAAATATTACCAGTTTACTAAACGGAATTACTGACGTAACCCTTAAACTGAATATAGATAATGCAAATGTCGTTACCGCATCACTTGATATTGGCAGTAACGGTAGTATCGATGTAACGATGCAAGGCTCTCATACATTAGCTTTTTTGTCTGGAGAAGACTATACAGGTTCATTCTCGGGTTGGATGGAGCGTGCTATTCGAAATGGCTTTAATACCTATACGCTGGCAAGTAATGATGATGAGTCAACAGGAGAAGTGCAAATCGGTTTCACCGTAAACTTTTTTGGCTTAAACTTTTCCAGCCTGTTTGTCAACAATAACGGCAACATAACCTTCGATAGCCCTTTAACTACGTATACACCATTCGATCTTACCACTACTGGCCAGCAAATCATTGCTCCATTCTTTGCTGATGTTGATACCAGGAATTCAAGTTCTGTAACATATGGAACGGGTACAGTTGGTGGCCATAATGCGTTTGGGGTCAACTGGGAAAATGTTGGTTATTATAATCAGAATGCAGATAAACTCAACAGTTTTCAGCTTGTGTTAATTGATAGATCTGATACTGGAACTGGTAATTTTGACATTGAATTGAACTACGATAAAATTGAATGGGAAACTGGGGATGCAAGTGGTGGAACTGGAGGGTTAGGTGGTGATTCTGCAAGATCAGGATATTCTAACGGTACAACTAATGCGGGGACCTTCTTAGAGCTTCCGGGTTCAGCGGTAAACGGAGCATTGCTTGATTCAAACATGGTTACAGGAATTATTCACAATAGCAACAATAGCAATCTGCCAGGACGTTATTTGTTTAAAGTAAGGAACGGTGTGATTGAATGTACTTTTTTTGTTTCACCTGTAAGCGGGTCTTTTGATACAGGCGGAGGCACGGGTACTGTTGATATAACGGCGCCAGGTGGATGTGATTGGACTGCTCTAAGCAATGACTCCTGGATAACGATAACGTCAGGAAGTAGCGGAAGCGGTAATGGGGAGGTGCTTTATTCTGTTTCTGCAAGCACAAATGCAAGAGTTGGCACAATGACCATAGCCGAAGAAACGTTTACCGTGAGAGTTTGTACATTTTCCATTTCACCTGAAAGTGGACATTTTGATACAAGTGGAGGTACTGGTACTGTAGATGTAACGGCGCCTGGTGGTTGTGATTGGACTGCTTTAAGCAATGACTCCTGGATAACAATAACATCAGGAAGTAACGGAAGTGGTAATGGGACAGTAGCATATTCTATTGAAGAAAATACAAGTTCTGTGTCACGTACTGGCACTCTTACTATTGCCGGGCAGACATTTACCGTTATACAAACCGAAAATTGTACTAACGGAATAGACGATGATGGGGATGGAGATGTTGACTGTGCTGACTCTGATTGTTTTCCTCCGTGCGCAATAAAGTTGACGGGTACGTCACCTTTATATGGCGTTGCTGTGGATTTTAGTAATCTGTGCGCTGTTATCAAACCTATTGAGATAAAGATGTGGGCGGAGTTTCCGGGAATTGTTAATAATATCGTTTTGCTTAATCTTGAAACGGCACTTCCGGCTGCCCCATTTAACAGAAATAATATAGAGCTGATTCCAGAAGGCGTGTTTAATTTTAAAACAGGTGTTGTATGGCATATAAGACTGATTGACCCAACGACCGGAGAGGAATTCTGTACTGACTCGGTAATAATACCTGCTGAGGTTCCTTAA